One Rossellomorea aquimaris DNA window includes the following coding sequences:
- a CDS encoding glycoside hydrolase family 38 C-terminal domain-containing protein, which yields MKKRVYVVPHSHWDREWYFTIEDSNVLLAENLDHLLDVLETDEDYTGYVFDAQASIVEEYLKVRPENRDRLKQLVEEKQLFIGPWYTQTDSLLVHKESIIRNLLYGTKISKSFGHSMNCGYLPDIFGQNQYLPSIFKGFGIDNSVLQRGIYTDQLKGDLNFKWKSPDGETVHANNIYFGYGPGKFLEATEEYKEERLFPILEKLADMNQNSDHLLLPAGGDQVLVREHFPETIKQLNANSEDYEFVLSDYETFMKDAWENEDDFTNVIEGELTATQKSRIHNTIRSQRYDIKKANYEVEHKILNVLEPLAVIGQSLGLRYPQAWLDGMWKELFDVHAHDSIGGCNSDDTNRDIVQRLEKVNRIAEGLLNILKKQMTEAISKKLGEDSIFVFFNTNASVFSGTVEVVLFTKSDQFNVKDLNGELVGMEAIDQEYISGGKKIVVTAEGEKQVEVPGYYRTVAMADLKDVAGLGYKTFTVEELSEGMKKLEDSGSQAIENEHVKVEFVEGNLTLTEKGKGKVISNLLRFENVGDAGDSYDFSPLEDDQPLWLEKGELLSVEAGELSQKIMVKHEALVPGNLEDRQAEINSEPLVVISTLELRKNEKFVRVQHTIENAVEDHRVRVLLNTGTNKPQTSFADQGFGLIERSVDNPYMKDWKENGFAEAPVPIYSLENFAGVSTDSHTFAAITRGIKEYEVLENSGDLALTLFRSVGLLGKDDLLWRPGRASGINNKVVYTPDAQMKQKMVFEYGVYVGDAEPVEMFGLTDQYVARHASYQKQSLNTFEERLERFEIPYPVKEMADTVSLFEMDGSEVVMSSCKRAYDDKSVIIRLFNPTESVQTVKVDHEFSNVSITNLAEELQEDAGTEITVNPKSHLTLKLS from the coding sequence ATGAAAAAGCGCGTTTATGTCGTACCCCATTCCCACTGGGATCGTGAGTGGTATTTTACAATAGAAGATTCGAATGTATTACTTGCAGAAAACCTGGACCATCTTTTAGATGTCCTTGAAACAGATGAAGATTATACGGGTTATGTATTCGATGCCCAGGCAAGCATTGTGGAGGAGTATTTGAAGGTCCGTCCAGAAAACAGGGACCGATTGAAGCAGCTTGTGGAAGAGAAGCAGCTGTTTATCGGACCTTGGTATACGCAGACCGATTCCCTTCTAGTTCATAAAGAGTCCATCATACGTAATCTGCTATACGGAACGAAGATATCGAAGAGTTTCGGTCATAGTATGAATTGTGGTTACCTGCCGGATATTTTCGGGCAGAATCAGTATCTTCCTTCAATCTTCAAAGGATTCGGTATCGATAACAGCGTCCTTCAGCGGGGAATTTACACCGACCAATTGAAAGGTGATTTGAATTTCAAGTGGAAATCTCCAGACGGTGAAACCGTGCATGCCAACAACATTTATTTCGGATATGGACCGGGGAAATTCCTTGAAGCTACAGAGGAGTACAAGGAAGAACGACTGTTTCCGATTCTGGAGAAACTGGCTGATATGAATCAGAATAGTGACCATCTCCTTCTCCCGGCAGGCGGAGATCAGGTGCTTGTGCGTGAGCATTTCCCTGAGACCATTAAGCAGCTGAATGCAAACTCTGAGGATTATGAATTTGTCCTTTCCGACTATGAGACGTTCATGAAGGATGCCTGGGAGAACGAGGACGATTTTACAAATGTAATCGAAGGCGAATTGACGGCGACCCAGAAGTCCCGTATTCATAACACAATTCGTTCCCAGCGCTATGATATTAAGAAAGCAAATTATGAAGTCGAACATAAGATTTTGAATGTATTGGAGCCATTGGCGGTCATCGGTCAATCCTTGGGCCTTCGTTATCCCCAGGCATGGCTGGACGGAATGTGGAAGGAACTCTTCGATGTCCATGCCCATGACAGTATCGGCGGGTGTAACTCCGATGATACCAATCGTGATATCGTTCAACGGCTTGAAAAGGTGAATCGTATTGCAGAAGGGCTCCTGAATATCTTGAAGAAACAAATGACTGAAGCGATCAGCAAGAAGCTCGGTGAAGACTCCATTTTTGTATTCTTCAACACGAATGCGTCTGTATTTTCAGGAACTGTTGAGGTTGTCCTGTTTACCAAGTCTGATCAATTCAACGTGAAGGACCTTAATGGAGAGCTTGTTGGTATGGAAGCCATTGACCAGGAATATATAAGCGGCGGTAAGAAGATTGTCGTGACAGCGGAAGGTGAGAAACAGGTAGAGGTCCCGGGTTATTACCGCACCGTCGCGATGGCAGATTTGAAGGATGTTGCCGGTTTAGGATATAAAACATTTACCGTTGAAGAACTCAGCGAAGGAATGAAAAAACTTGAAGACAGCGGGAGTCAGGCGATTGAAAATGAACATGTAAAAGTGGAATTCGTGGAAGGAAATCTGACCCTGACTGAGAAAGGTAAGGGCAAAGTGATTTCCAATCTGCTTCGATTTGAAAATGTCGGTGATGCAGGAGATTCCTATGATTTCTCACCTCTGGAAGACGATCAGCCTCTTTGGTTGGAAAAAGGAGAGCTTCTTTCTGTAGAAGCAGGTGAGCTATCCCAGAAAATCATGGTCAAGCATGAGGCCCTTGTACCAGGGAATCTGGAGGACCGCCAGGCGGAAATCAACAGCGAACCATTGGTGGTCATCTCTACTCTTGAGCTTCGAAAAAATGAAAAGTTTGTCCGGGTTCAGCATACGATCGAGAATGCTGTTGAGGATCATCGTGTACGCGTCCTATTGAATACAGGGACGAACAAACCTCAGACTTCTTTTGCCGATCAAGGCTTTGGGCTGATTGAGCGAAGTGTGGACAATCCGTATATGAAGGATTGGAAAGAGAATGGTTTTGCTGAAGCACCGGTACCAATCTATTCACTAGAAAACTTTGCAGGGGTATCGACTGATTCTCATACTTTTGCAGCCATTACAAGAGGGATCAAGGAATATGAAGTGCTTGAAAACTCAGGTGACCTCGCCCTTACTCTATTTAGGAGCGTCGGGTTGTTAGGGAAGGATGATCTGTTGTGGCGTCCGGGTAGAGCATCGGGCATTAACAATAAAGTCGTTTATACCCCTGATGCGCAGATGAAGCAGAAGATGGTGTTTGAGTACGGGGTTTATGTAGGGGATGCAGAGCCTGTGGAGATGTTCGGGCTGACGGATCAATATGTTGCTCGACATGCATCTTATCAGAAACAAAGCTTGAATACGTTTGAAGAGCGCCTCGAACGCTTTGAAATTCCCTATCCGGTTAAGGAGATGGCGGACACTGTTTCACTCTTTGAAATGGACGGCTCTGAAGTTGTCATGAGCAGCTGCAAA
- a CDS encoding carbohydrate ABC transporter permease gives MHLLLGTFAFLCIFPFLYVIIISLSNEQSLAENGYQLIPEQWSFEAYRYLWEMKAQVVRAYGVTILVTVLGTFISVTVIALYAYAISRKQFIFRKQFTFIAFFTMLFSGGMVPFYIVMTQFLDLKNSMWALILPMAVNAFYIIIMRTFFLRSVPEAILESARIDGAGEWRIFLTIVLPLSVPGIATIALFNTLAYWNDWFNALLFIDDPNLIPLQSLLMRIENNMDFIKQNAMLSNQNSSILESIPQDSARMAMVVIATLPIALSYPFFQKYFIKGLTIGGVKD, from the coding sequence ATGCATCTATTGCTTGGTACCTTCGCCTTTCTATGTATATTTCCATTTTTATATGTGATCATCATTTCGCTTAGTAATGAACAATCATTAGCGGAAAATGGTTATCAGCTTATTCCGGAACAGTGGAGTTTTGAAGCATATAGGTATTTATGGGAAATGAAAGCACAGGTCGTGAGAGCATATGGTGTAACCATTTTGGTTACAGTATTAGGTACTTTCATCAGCGTGACGGTTATTGCATTGTACGCCTATGCTATATCGAGAAAACAGTTTATATTCAGAAAGCAATTCACCTTTATCGCTTTTTTCACGATGCTATTTAGCGGAGGAATGGTTCCATTCTACATCGTGATGACACAATTTCTGGACTTGAAGAATTCGATGTGGGCCCTAATTCTTCCAATGGCTGTTAATGCTTTCTATATCATTATTATGAGAACGTTTTTCCTTAGATCCGTACCTGAAGCAATCCTTGAATCCGCCCGCATCGACGGAGCAGGAGAGTGGAGGATATTTCTAACCATTGTTCTGCCGTTATCGGTTCCAGGTATAGCAACCATTGCACTATTCAATACCCTTGCCTATTGGAACGATTGGTTTAACGCTCTCCTCTTCATTGACGATCCGAACTTGATACCATTGCAATCGCTATTAATGCGGATTGAGAACAATATGGACTTTATAAAACAGAATGCCATGCTATCAAACCAAAATAGTTCCATCTTAGAATCGATTCCACAAGATTCAGCTAGAATGGCGATGGTGGTTATTGCCACTCTTCCGATTGCTTTATCGTATCCTTTCTTTCAAAAGTACTTTATTAAAGGCTTGACTATTGGAGGAGTAAAGGATTGA
- a CDS encoding response regulator transcription factor produces MIKVMLVDDEPLILEGMKYILDWEDIGFTIVATSKNGMEALELSREIEFDVLITDIKMPELTGLELIERIAKEKESIKSIILSGFQEFDLVKKGLKLGIENYLLKPINEDELLSTILHLKEKIDRISLEEESILILRDHSIWRWLMRKMTENDFKERISLYPMVNIQTPLRLGLLKTELEDAIHLQKTIEEETSTLAITTPSGDVLLIWSEESFEEEKEEVSSIVEHVCNGREHVVVLSRRVDLIEDAEKVYRELEMACELKMLLPDQDHRIAEEMHLKSSTSDKQTINYLKPDILEQLANQEYDTVRNYLSEIFTQLEQDKDVFVIKSIMLEYFFQMKNKFLISLEYTQYVQLIHQILYLQGNEDALAIMDQCIRYIEHDDSGEEKKSPIIQTVLTYIHQNYSEDMSLKTLGHRFHINPIYLGQLFQKEVKDSFTKYLNHLRIDRAKKLLMNSHEKAGHIGKKVGYTDATYFYKQFKKYEHATPSEWRKQHSQA; encoded by the coding sequence GTGATAAAAGTTATGCTGGTAGACGATGAACCCCTTATTCTAGAAGGAATGAAGTATATACTTGATTGGGAAGACATTGGATTTACTATTGTGGCTACATCGAAGAATGGCATGGAAGCATTAGAACTGTCCAGGGAAATTGAATTTGATGTATTAATCACTGATATTAAAATGCCTGAACTAACCGGCCTGGAGTTGATAGAGAGGATAGCCAAGGAAAAAGAATCGATTAAGTCTATTATTCTTTCAGGTTTTCAAGAGTTCGACTTGGTAAAAAAAGGTCTGAAGCTTGGTATTGAAAATTATCTATTAAAGCCCATTAATGAAGATGAGCTCTTGTCTACCATCCTTCACTTGAAAGAGAAAATAGATCGGATATCACTAGAAGAAGAGTCTATCCTTATTCTCCGCGATCACTCCATTTGGAGATGGCTGATGAGAAAAATGACGGAAAATGATTTTAAAGAAAGAATCTCGTTATACCCAATGGTCAATATTCAAACACCTCTTCGTCTGGGTTTGTTAAAAACAGAATTGGAAGATGCGATACACCTGCAGAAAACGATTGAGGAAGAAACTAGTACATTGGCGATCACTACACCTTCAGGGGACGTTCTACTCATTTGGTCTGAGGAGTCTTTTGAAGAGGAGAAAGAGGAGGTCTCCTCGATTGTTGAGCATGTATGCAACGGGAGAGAACACGTTGTTGTCTTGAGTAGAAGAGTAGATCTAATCGAAGATGCCGAGAAGGTTTACCGAGAGTTAGAAATGGCGTGTGAATTGAAGATGCTGCTGCCGGATCAAGATCATCGTATAGCAGAGGAAATGCACTTGAAATCATCAACATCTGATAAACAGACGATTAACTACCTGAAACCGGATATTCTGGAGCAATTAGCTAATCAGGAATATGATACTGTACGCAATTATTTAAGTGAAATCTTCACTCAGCTTGAACAAGATAAAGACGTATTCGTTATAAAAAGCATCATGCTTGAGTACTTCTTTCAGATGAAAAACAAGTTTCTGATTTCCCTGGAGTATACTCAATACGTTCAATTAATCCACCAAATTCTGTACCTTCAAGGTAATGAAGACGCCCTTGCCATAATGGATCAATGCATAAGGTACATAGAACATGATGATAGTGGAGAAGAGAAGAAGAGTCCGATCATTCAAACGGTCCTTACCTATATCCATCAGAACTACTCAGAAGATATGTCCTTGAAAACACTCGGCCATCGTTTTCACATCAATCCCATCTATTTAGGGCAATTATTTCAAAAGGAAGTCAAAGACTCTTTCACCAAATATCTGAACCACCTTAGAATTGACCGGGCTAAGAAACTCTTAATGAATTCACATGAGAAAGCAGGGCATATCGGAAAAAAAGTAGGCTATACGGATGCTACTTATTTCTATAAGCAGTTTAAAAAATACGAACATGCAACCCCTTCCGAGTGGAGAAAACAACACTCACAAGCATGA
- a CDS encoding ABC transporter substrate-binding protein: MEMKKVGVLSLVLVLLMGILAACSGKSSSGETSGDSTEDHVTLTWYLIGTPQKDVDDVMKEVNKYTKEKINTSIDLKLLDWGEYNDRMQVITTSGEEYDIAFTSSWANNYALNARRGAFVGLNDLMDEYGKDMKKLIDPAFLEGAKIDGELYAVPTNKEVGQQAVLSFNNELVKKHGLDISKVNSIEDLEPLLAVIKEKEKNVTPIATFDAYLPFDSILQEELPFAFRLDGNTDEVVNKYEEDITMETLKTMHEYYKKGYIQKDAATSTDSWPLETANWFVRKEIYQPYAEDIWSRSAGYEIVTRELHEPYIFNNSVTGSMQAISATSKHPERAMMFLNLLNSDEYLRNLLDKGIEGVHYDENEDGTIKDLPARVENYNMPSFAIGNQLILKLYEDDPADKWEAFEKFNESAKASPALGFYFDSNPVRTEIAAISNVTSEFSPALLKGAVDPEEYLPAFNKKLDEAGMQKVLDEIQKQYDEWKKEQ, translated from the coding sequence ATGGAAATGAAAAAAGTAGGGGTACTTTCACTTGTATTGGTGCTGCTTATGGGGATACTGGCAGCATGTAGCGGGAAAAGTTCAAGCGGGGAAACATCAGGTGACTCCACGGAGGATCATGTTACACTGACCTGGTATTTAATCGGAACTCCTCAAAAAGATGTTGACGATGTCATGAAAGAGGTTAACAAGTACACGAAGGAAAAGATCAACACGTCTATCGACCTTAAACTTCTTGATTGGGGAGAGTATAATGATCGGATGCAGGTTATTACAACTTCTGGAGAAGAGTATGATATTGCCTTCACAAGCTCCTGGGCCAACAATTACGCATTAAATGCAAGAAGGGGAGCATTTGTTGGATTGAATGACTTAATGGATGAATACGGGAAAGACATGAAGAAGCTAATTGATCCGGCATTCCTTGAGGGTGCTAAGATTGATGGAGAACTTTATGCAGTACCAACGAATAAAGAAGTAGGTCAGCAAGCCGTACTTTCCTTTAATAATGAACTGGTAAAAAAACATGGACTAGATATTTCAAAAGTGAACTCAATTGAAGACCTGGAGCCGCTGCTTGCTGTTATTAAAGAAAAAGAAAAGAATGTAACACCCATTGCAACATTTGATGCATATCTTCCTTTCGACTCCATCCTTCAAGAGGAGTTACCATTTGCATTCCGTTTAGATGGAAACACTGATGAGGTTGTGAACAAATACGAAGAAGATATTACGATGGAAACGTTAAAAACGATGCATGAATACTATAAAAAAGGCTATATCCAAAAAGATGCAGCAACAAGCACAGACTCATGGCCACTGGAAACGGCTAACTGGTTCGTACGTAAAGAGATTTATCAACCTTACGCAGAAGACATCTGGTCCAGATCAGCAGGATATGAAATCGTGACGAGAGAACTTCATGAACCGTATATCTTTAATAACTCAGTTACGGGCTCCATGCAAGCCATTTCAGCTACTTCTAAACATCCTGAAAGAGCCATGATGTTCTTGAATCTATTAAACTCCGACGAATATTTAAGAAATTTGCTTGATAAAGGAATCGAAGGGGTTCACTATGATGAGAACGAAGATGGAACAATTAAAGACTTGCCTGCTCGTGTTGAAAACTATAACATGCCGAGCTTTGCTATCGGGAATCAGCTGATCCTTAAACTTTACGAAGATGACCCGGCAGACAAATGGGAGGCATTTGAAAAATTCAATGAAAGCGCAAAAGCGTCTCCGGCACTTGGTTTCTATTTTGACTCTAACCCAGTTAGAACAGAAATTGCAGCAATCTCGAATGTCACTAGTGAATTCTCTCCTGCATTGTTAAAAGGTGCTGTAGATCCTGAAGAATATTTACCTGCTTTCAATAAAAAGCTAGACGAAGCCGGAATGCAAAAAGTATTGGATGAAATTCAAAAGCAATATGATGAGTGGAAGAAGGAACAATAG
- a CDS encoding fructose-specific PTS transporter subunit EIIC translates to MELRKMTDEQLVIFDIESSSKQEILETLVDALYKQDVLTSKEDFLQAVLEREKISPTGLEAGLAIPHGKSSAVKKAKFAVARLRNGIDTWESIDPTNKVQLVFLLAIPDAEAGSTHLSVLSELSTRLMDKGYIDNLMNASSPAEFLSLLDQKEEVVEAPQEYTKTVLAITACAAGIAHTYMSAEALEKAGREMGVRVLTEKQGANGIEDEHRGAILKEADAVVFATDIAPKNKERFAGKPYVQTRVAEPLKHAKEIINRALTNPDGTVSGDSGEEEVSTGGNKQGLLSEITQAVMTGISYMIPVLVAAGLMMGIAKLSAMPMGLVDQIHDIKYATHSNELLVILHHLDKFGGMIFKFMYPIFGAFVAYSIADRVGLVSGFIGGVFAAGLHYTFWGIEGGIPSGFLGALILGLTAGYVSKFLNEKIKLNKNLIAMKPMLIIPAISVLTIFFLNFYIVDPVFGGLNALLSEWITAAQGAGNVVLASIIAAATAFDLGGPINKAAGAIAIGLAADQIYPLTARVLAIVIPPIGLGLATVIDKYVVGRRVFDANLRVAGNTSLLLGFIAISEGAIPFMLRNPLITIPINIIGAILGSVTAVVLGAVQWYPLPAVWGWPLVENIWAYLIGLLVGVLFIAFTNIFIRFAILKKNEK, encoded by the coding sequence ATGGAATTAAGAAAAATGACAGATGAACAGTTGGTCATATTTGATATTGAATCAAGCTCAAAGCAAGAGATTCTTGAAACGCTGGTGGATGCGTTATATAAACAGGATGTTTTAACATCTAAGGAAGATTTTTTACAAGCTGTACTGGAGAGGGAGAAGATCTCTCCAACGGGGTTAGAAGCGGGGCTAGCGATTCCCCACGGGAAAAGTTCAGCTGTGAAGAAAGCGAAATTTGCCGTCGCCAGACTTCGTAACGGCATCGATACATGGGAAAGCATTGATCCGACGAATAAAGTCCAGCTCGTATTCCTGCTTGCCATTCCGGATGCGGAAGCCGGATCAACCCATTTAAGCGTCCTTTCTGAACTGAGTACAAGACTGATGGACAAGGGCTATATCGATAACTTGATGAATGCTTCTTCACCTGCAGAGTTTCTATCATTGTTAGATCAAAAGGAAGAAGTAGTCGAGGCTCCTCAAGAATATACCAAAACGGTACTGGCCATCACTGCCTGTGCGGCGGGTATCGCCCACACGTATATGTCTGCTGAGGCATTGGAGAAAGCAGGACGTGAGATGGGTGTCCGCGTTCTTACGGAGAAACAGGGTGCGAACGGGATTGAAGATGAGCACCGGGGAGCGATTTTGAAAGAAGCGGATGCCGTTGTCTTTGCTACCGATATTGCTCCTAAGAATAAGGAACGTTTCGCTGGGAAGCCATACGTTCAAACACGTGTAGCGGAACCGTTGAAGCATGCCAAGGAGATCATTAACCGGGCGTTGACGAATCCGGATGGAACCGTGTCAGGAGACAGTGGTGAAGAAGAGGTGTCCACTGGAGGTAATAAGCAGGGACTTCTGTCTGAGATCACTCAGGCGGTAATGACCGGGATTTCTTATATGATTCCTGTCCTTGTCGCAGCCGGTCTGATGATGGGGATCGCGAAGCTCTCTGCCATGCCGATGGGGCTCGTAGATCAAATTCATGATATTAAGTATGCGACTCACTCAAATGAACTATTGGTGATCCTTCATCATCTTGATAAATTCGGCGGCATGATCTTTAAGTTCATGTATCCAATCTTCGGGGCTTTCGTGGCTTATTCAATAGCCGACAGAGTTGGACTCGTCTCCGGGTTTATTGGAGGGGTATTTGCAGCAGGACTTCACTATACGTTCTGGGGAATCGAAGGTGGAATTCCATCAGGTTTCCTAGGGGCACTGATCCTTGGATTAACGGCTGGATATGTCTCTAAATTCTTAAATGAAAAAATTAAGCTAAATAAAAATTTAATCGCAATGAAACCGATGTTAATCATTCCTGCGATTTCTGTGTTAACGATTTTCTTCCTGAATTTCTACATTGTTGATCCCGTTTTCGGCGGACTTAATGCACTTCTAAGTGAGTGGATCACAGCGGCTCAAGGGGCAGGGAATGTAGTGCTCGCAAGTATCATCGCTGCTGCCACTGCCTTTGACTTAGGTGGACCGATCAACAAAGCAGCCGGAGCGATTGCCATCGGACTTGCAGCTGATCAGATCTATCCGTTGACAGCACGTGTGTTGGCGATCGTTATCCCGCCGATCGGATTGGGACTTGCGACGGTTATCGATAAATATGTAGTCGGTCGCCGTGTGTTCGATGCGAACCTGCGAGTGGCAGGGAATACGTCATTGTTACTTGGATTTATCGCCATCAGTGAGGGAGCGATTCCATTCATGCTTCGCAACCCGCTGATCACGATACCGATCAACATCATCGGAGCTATTTTAGGATCCGTAACGGCAGTCGTACTTGGGGCCGTTCAGTGGTATCCACTTCCGGCTGTCTGGGGATGGCCGCTTGTTGAAAATATCTGGGCTTATCTCATTGGACTTTTAGTCGGGGTATTGTTCATCGCTTTCACAAACATTTTCATCCGCTTTGCAATCTTGAAAAAGAACGAAAAATAA
- a CDS encoding ROK family protein, which produces MLYGAIEAGGTKFVCAVGNEKGEIISKKVFPTQDPETTLGNVYSYFSNYTLTSIGVGCFGPIELNKNKDSYGEILNTPKHLWKNFNIHQALSSHFSVPVFVDTDVNAAALGEFHSGAAQESDSCLYITVGTGIGAGFVQNGKVSKGLFNTEMGHIYVPRHSQDSFDGSCHYHGDCLEGLASGTAIHTRYGKKGDELEEMQAVWELEAYYLAQAIVNYILILAPEKIILGGGVMKQAILYPLIRGEVAKLLNQYVDIDDFEHYIVLPELNDIQGVMGSLFLAREGVLKHVDK; this is translated from the coding sequence ATGTTATATGGTGCAATAGAAGCCGGTGGAACCAAATTTGTTTGTGCCGTTGGAAATGAGAAGGGAGAAATCATAAGCAAGAAGGTCTTTCCTACTCAAGATCCTGAGACTACATTAGGTAACGTCTACTCTTATTTTTCTAATTACACTTTAACGTCGATTGGGGTAGGCTGTTTTGGGCCAATAGAATTAAATAAGAACAAGGACAGTTACGGGGAAATTTTAAATACTCCAAAACATCTGTGGAAGAATTTCAATATCCATCAAGCCCTCTCAAGTCACTTTTCTGTTCCTGTTTTTGTTGATACAGATGTGAATGCAGCTGCATTGGGGGAATTTCATTCAGGAGCTGCTCAAGAGTCTGACAGTTGTTTATATATAACCGTGGGTACGGGTATTGGGGCGGGATTTGTACAAAATGGTAAAGTGTCAAAGGGACTTTTCAATACCGAAATGGGCCACATTTACGTGCCAAGGCACTCGCAAGATTCTTTTGATGGCAGCTGTCACTATCACGGAGATTGTTTAGAAGGCCTGGCTTCGGGTACGGCTATACATACCCGATACGGAAAGAAAGGGGACGAGCTGGAAGAGATGCAAGCAGTTTGGGAACTTGAGGCATATTACCTTGCCCAAGCCATCGTAAACTACATCTTAATCCTCGCTCCCGAAAAAATCATATTGGGTGGGGGAGTCATGAAGCAAGCCATTTTATACCCACTCATTCGAGGGGAAGTAGCAAAACTTCTTAATCAATATGTCGACATAGACGACTTTGAACATTATATTGTACTTCCTGAATTGAATGACATTCAGGGAGTGATGGGATCGCTGTTTTTAGCCAGGGAAGGTGTACTTAAACATGTAGATAAATAG
- a CDS encoding MurR/RpiR family transcriptional regulator: MGKVLDRFSSHIGELTYAEKHVLYYVEENLETAKNQSLTAMAESNSVSTTTIIRMCHKLGLGGFSEFKFNLKSIDENVGPAENMLDRYRQDTNRTLESLRVEELERISEQLLQANRVMIVAVGLTKMAGEYFSKLFMQVNKPTSYVYESHIIDLLPNMVQKDDLIVFISSSGETKTIVGAAEKIRYKNADSLAITNSADSTLAKLTRNAISADVQKVQFAGYDLTPRSTMVILIDLIFEFYLKKVMK; this comes from the coding sequence ATGGGGAAAGTATTGGATCGATTTTCTTCCCATATCGGGGAGCTTACATACGCAGAAAAACATGTCCTTTATTATGTGGAGGAGAATTTGGAGACCGCGAAGAATCAATCGCTGACCGCCATGGCCGAAAGCAATAGCGTCAGCACCACTACGATTATTCGCATGTGCCATAAGCTTGGGCTCGGGGGTTTCTCTGAATTTAAGTTTAATCTAAAGAGCATCGATGAAAACGTGGGGCCGGCAGAAAACATGCTCGATCGTTATCGTCAGGATACGAATCGGACACTGGAGTCTTTACGGGTGGAAGAGTTAGAAAGAATCAGCGAACAACTTTTACAAGCCAATCGAGTGATGATTGTCGCCGTGGGTTTGACGAAGATGGCGGGAGAATATTTCAGCAAACTGTTTATGCAGGTTAACAAGCCAACGTCTTACGTATATGAATCACATATCATCGACCTGCTCCCCAATATGGTGCAGAAGGACGATCTCATCGTTTTCATCTCATCCAGTGGAGAGACGAAAACCATTGTCGGGGCAGCCGAGAAGATCCGTTATAAGAATGCCGACTCCCTGGCAATCACCAATTCAGCAGACAGCACGCTTGCCAAACTCACCCGGAACGCCATCAGCGCCGATGTGCAAAAAGTACAGTTTGCCGGGTATGATTTGACTCCACGTTCTACGATGGTGATTTTGATTGATTTGATTTTTGAGTTTTATTTGAAGAAAGTGATGAAATGA
- a CDS encoding sugar ABC transporter permease — protein sequence MSRVNRFVKNVYDNRIWLLMILPGFIWLIVMKYIPMFGQIIAFKNFRFHPDGFFASVFHSEWVGFENFKFLFSTNDAFVITRNTLLYNILFIIVGLILSVAVAIILSEITKQKLAKIYQTGMLFPHFLSWVVVSYFVFAFLSVDKGLFNSVLGFFNIEPVSWYNEPQYWPYFITVISQWKGVGFSSIVYLAAIVGIDRTHYEAAMIDGANKWQQIRHVTIPMIMPLIVILTILNIGSIFSADFGLFYQIPRDSGPLYSVTNVIDTYVYRGLMTMGDIGMSTAAGLYQATVGFILILITNYIVRKIDEDNALF from the coding sequence ATGAGCAGAGTCAATCGATTTGTTAAAAATGTGTACGATAACCGAATATGGCTGTTAATGATTTTACCAGGGTTTATATGGCTCATCGTCATGAAATATATTCCCATGTTTGGGCAGATCATTGCATTTAAGAACTTTCGGTTTCATCCTGATGGCTTTTTTGCCAGCGTATTTCACAGTGAATGGGTGGGGTTTGAGAATTTCAAGTTCTTGTTCAGTACAAATGATGCATTTGTCATAACGAGAAATACCCTACTCTATAACATCCTATTTATCATAGTCGGATTGATATTATCCGTAGCCGTAGCCATTATATTAAGTGAAATAACGAAGCAGAAATTAGCCAAAATCTATCAGACTGGAATGTTGTTTCCTCATTTCTTATCGTGGGTGGTAGTCAGTTACTTTGTATTCGCCTTTCTTAGTGTAGACAAGGGATTATTTAATAGTGTGCTGGGCTTCTTTAATATAGAGCCCGTTTCTTGGTATAACGAACCGCAATATTGGCCTTATTTCATAACAGTAATTAGCCAGTGGAAAGGTGTAGGATTTAGCAGTATTGTGTATCTTGCTGCCATTGTCGGTATTGATAGGACGCATTATGAAGCGGCGATGATTGATGGAGCAAATAAGTGGCAGCAGATTCGTCACGTTACCATTCCTATGATCATGCCACTCATTGTGATATTAACGATACTGAATATTGGCAGCATCTTCAGCGCCGATTTCGGATTGTTCTATCAAATCCCTCGTGACTCGGGACCTCTTTACTCTGTAACGAATGTTATCGATACATACGTTTACCGGGGATTGATGACAATGGGGGATATAGGAATGAGTACAGCGGCTGGTTTATACCAAGCGACCGTTGGGTTTATATTAATTCTAATAACTAACTATATTGTGAGAAAGATTGATGAAGATAATGCCTTGTTCTAA